The following proteins come from a genomic window of Achromobacter deleyi:
- a CDS encoding peptidylprolyl isomerase codes for MKILSNPPARLRLTAAVLLIAVLAGAVALMRGNPAQSSESAPAPAKAAAAPAKAGTPAAQAAPATPPDAKGPAVATLGAVQVDRDELVRQIQALPPEARAQLKGDRAALDQWLRSRLAEKALVEQARAQGWQDRPELKRAFQAAQERIVLQTYLDSVSRAPDDYPGEADLQAAYERAKPQLAQPAMYRVSQIFLPAAMGDNEAVAAARKQAQDLVKRAQAPKADFAALAKSYSQDATTRAQGGDIGYVPLSQLTPEMRPVIEPLKAGEVAAPVQSAAGFHILKLVDLRAASVAPYEQVKDALRGALRTQRQELAARAYLEGLLNAGTVSIDGAALNAAFDQTAAAATGQPALAARAAP; via the coding sequence GCGGCTGACGGCGGCGGTGCTGCTGATCGCGGTGCTGGCCGGCGCCGTGGCGCTGATGCGCGGCAATCCGGCCCAGAGCAGCGAGTCGGCGCCCGCGCCGGCCAAGGCCGCGGCCGCGCCCGCCAAGGCCGGCACCCCGGCCGCGCAAGCCGCGCCGGCCACGCCGCCCGACGCCAAGGGTCCCGCCGTGGCCACCCTGGGCGCGGTGCAGGTGGACCGCGACGAACTGGTGCGCCAGATCCAGGCGCTGCCGCCCGAGGCCCGCGCCCAGCTCAAGGGCGACCGCGCCGCGCTCGACCAGTGGCTGCGCAGCCGCCTGGCCGAAAAGGCGCTGGTCGAGCAGGCCCGCGCGCAGGGCTGGCAGGACCGCCCCGAGCTCAAGCGCGCCTTCCAGGCCGCGCAGGAGCGCATCGTGCTGCAGACCTATCTGGATTCGGTCAGCCGCGCGCCCGACGACTATCCGGGCGAAGCCGATCTGCAGGCCGCGTACGAGCGCGCCAAGCCGCAGCTGGCGCAGCCGGCGATGTACCGCGTCAGCCAGATATTCCTGCCGGCCGCGATGGGCGACAACGAGGCCGTGGCGGCCGCGCGCAAGCAGGCGCAGGACCTGGTCAAGCGCGCCCAGGCGCCCAAGGCCGACTTCGCCGCGCTGGCCAAGAGCTATTCGCAGGACGCCACCACCCGCGCCCAGGGCGGCGATATCGGCTACGTGCCGCTGTCGCAGCTGACGCCGGAAATGCGTCCGGTGATCGAGCCGCTCAAGGCGGGCGAGGTGGCGGCGCCGGTGCAGTCGGCGGCCGGCTTCCACATTCTCAAGCTGGTGGATCTGCGCGCGGCCAGCGTCGCGCCGTACGAGCAGGTGAAGGACGCGTTGCGCGGCGCGCTGCGCACCCAACGCCAGGAATTGGCGGCGCGGGCATATCTGGAGGGGTTGCTGAATGCAGGAACCGTCAGCATTGATGGTGCGGCCCTCAATGCCGCCTTCGACCAAACCGCGGCTGCCGCAACGGGCCAGCCGGCCCTCGCCGCCCGCGCCGCGCCCTGA
- a CDS encoding MbcA/ParS/Xre antitoxin family protein — protein sequence MPPSTKPRLPQRASRPSPPAPRPEETGVAAALEARLSQALGQAGPPASLQCAAALLQALRATFAGDLLHWLALVPQGEPGRPRDPNRDHSLDLADLRVLYRALRVAWLAELVFGGADGARRWLCGPKRRLHGRVPLLLCQHGRYAVLIEQWLINIDEGNGP from the coding sequence ATGCCGCCTTCGACCAAACCGCGGCTGCCGCAACGGGCCAGCCGGCCCTCGCCGCCCGCGCCGCGCCCTGAGGAGACTGGCGTCGCCGCGGCGCTGGAGGCGCGGCTGAGCCAGGCCCTGGGCCAGGCCGGGCCGCCCGCCAGCCTGCAGTGCGCGGCGGCCTTGCTGCAGGCCTTGCGCGCCACCTTCGCCGGCGACCTGCTGCACTGGCTGGCGCTGGTGCCGCAGGGGGAGCCGGGCAGGCCGCGCGACCCCAACCGCGACCACAGCCTGGACCTGGCCGACCTGCGCGTGCTGTACCGGGCGCTGCGGGTGGCGTGGCTGGCCGAGCTGGTGTTCGGCGGCGCCGACGGCGCGCGCCGCTGGCTCTGCGGCCCCAAGCGCCGGCTGCACGGCCGGGTGCCGCTGCTGTTGTGCCAGCACGGGCGCTACGCCGTCTTGATCGAGCAGTGGTTGATCAACATCGACGAAGGAAACGGCCCATGA
- a CDS encoding RES family NAD+ phosphorylase, which produces MTALWRLSNSQDLMPRARPAGRWHAAGAAVVVLDATPAAAVFARLAQAEVAHPRALPRNYFLLEVVVPATAVAEPRPPAGWQTDLQASRAFGNAWLARGDALLLKVPSAAGGHQYLLNADHPQLAQCQIVSSLAYPFAPYLAGIDDAVLDGAGWLASARD; this is translated from the coding sequence ATGACCGCGCTCTGGCGCTTGAGCAACAGCCAGGACCTGATGCCGCGCGCCCGCCCGGCGGGCCGCTGGCATGCCGCCGGCGCGGCGGTGGTGGTGCTGGACGCGACCCCTGCCGCCGCGGTGTTCGCGCGCCTGGCGCAGGCCGAGGTGGCGCATCCGCGCGCCTTGCCGCGCAACTACTTCCTGCTGGAAGTGGTGGTGCCGGCGACGGCCGTGGCCGAACCGCGGCCGCCGGCCGGCTGGCAGACCGACCTGCAGGCCTCGCGCGCCTTCGGCAACGCCTGGCTGGCGCGCGGCGACGCGCTGCTGCTGAAAGTGCCGTCGGCGGCCGGCGGCCACCAGTACCTGCTGAACGCCGACCATCCGCAGCTGGCGCAATGCCAGATCGTGTCGTCGCTGGCGTACCCGTTCGCGCCGTACCTGGCCGGCATCGACGACGCGGTGCTGGACGGCGCCGGCTGGCTGGCGTCGGCGCGCGATTGA
- the pdxK gene encoding pyridoxine/pyridoxal/pyridoxamine kinase translates to MTAIPAAPTPGAALPAVTARVDIVSIQSQVVYGCVGNNAAMPIFRQAGLRAIALPTVILSNTPHYPTLHGGAVPLDWFEGLLQGLDERGVTQVARAVVCGYLGQPGQADLLAQWLPALRAARPDLRVHIDPVMGDRNDGLYVDAGLVAQYRRKLVPHAHGMTPNHFELEQMVGRSLASIDEVAAAARELIAEGPEWIVVTSAAPLAAAPGTLQLAVVTRDACEVLSHPEIAIPPSVHGTGDVFMAAITARLLAGDALVEAARAAAAAVTGALARTRELGWEELAVDG, encoded by the coding sequence ATGACCGCCATTCCCGCTGCCCCGACGCCCGGCGCAGCGCTGCCCGCCGTGACCGCGCGGGTGGACATCGTCTCGATCCAGTCCCAGGTCGTCTATGGCTGCGTCGGCAACAACGCCGCCATGCCGATCTTCCGCCAGGCGGGCCTGCGCGCCATCGCGCTGCCCACCGTCATCCTGAGCAATACGCCGCACTATCCGACGCTGCATGGCGGCGCGGTGCCGCTGGACTGGTTCGAGGGCCTGTTGCAGGGGCTGGACGAGCGCGGCGTGACGCAGGTGGCGCGGGCGGTGGTCTGCGGCTACCTGGGCCAGCCCGGGCAGGCGGACCTGCTGGCGCAATGGCTGCCCGCGCTGCGCGCGGCGCGGCCGGACCTGCGGGTGCACATCGACCCGGTCATGGGCGACCGCAACGACGGCCTGTACGTGGATGCCGGCCTGGTGGCGCAGTACCGCCGCAAGCTGGTGCCGCACGCCCATGGCATGACGCCCAACCATTTCGAGCTGGAGCAGATGGTGGGCCGGTCGCTGGCCTCGATCGACGAGGTCGCGGCGGCCGCGCGCGAACTGATCGCCGAAGGCCCCGAGTGGATCGTGGTCACCAGCGCCGCGCCGCTGGCGGCCGCGCCCGGCACCCTGCAGCTGGCGGTGGTGACGCGCGACGCCTGCGAGGTGCTGAGCCATCCCGAGATCGCCATCCCGCCGTCGGTGCATGGCACCGGCGACGTGTTCATGGCCGCCATCACGGCCCGGTTGCTGGCCGGCGACGCGCTGGTCGAGGCGGCGCGGGCGGCCGCGGCGGCGGTCACCGGCGCCCTGGCCCGCACCCGTGAACTGGGCTGGGAAGAGCTGGCGGTGGACGGTTGA
- the cynS gene encoding cyanase: MSRAEVTELIVTRRLEKKLSWAAIAEAVGQSKEWTTAALLGQMTLTEEQALAAARVLDLPADAVVQLQVVPYKGSLPTSVPTDPLIYRFYELINVYGTTFKALINEEFGDGIMSAIDFRMDLAREADPKGDRVQIVMSGKFLPYKTY; this comes from the coding sequence ATGTCCCGCGCCGAAGTCACCGAACTGATCGTTACCCGCCGCCTGGAAAAGAAACTGTCCTGGGCCGCCATCGCCGAGGCCGTCGGCCAGAGCAAGGAGTGGACCACCGCCGCCCTGCTGGGCCAGATGACCCTGACCGAGGAACAGGCCCTGGCCGCCGCGCGCGTGCTGGACCTGCCCGCCGACGCGGTGGTGCAGCTGCAGGTGGTGCCCTACAAGGGCTCGCTGCCCACCAGCGTGCCCACCGATCCGCTGATCTACCGCTTCTATGAGCTGATCAACGTCTACGGCACCACCTTCAAGGCGCTCATCAACGAGGAGTTCGGCGACGGCATCATGAGCGCCATCGACTTCAGGATGGACCTGGCGCGCGAGGCCGACCCCAAGGGCGACCGGGTGCAGATCGTGATGAGCGGCAAGTTCCTGCCGTACAAGACGTATTGA
- a CDS encoding ABC transporter ATP-binding protein — protein MSQPFLQVQALAKRYPGRNGQPAAPVFENIDFDIGQGQFVCVIGHSGCGKTTILNILAGIDEASAGVVIMDGREIAGPSLARGVVFQAHALLPWLSALQNVEFGVRSRWPQYSRGQVREHSLRYLDMVGLARAADKKPCELSGGMKQRVGIARAFAIQPRMLLLDEPFGALDALTRGTIQDELRAIVQETRQTVFMITHDVDEAILLSNRILLMSAGPHARIAESVDVDLPRGRTRASLHHEPRYYEIRNHLVDFLVDKASHKE, from the coding sequence ATGAGCCAACCCTTTCTGCAAGTGCAGGCGCTGGCCAAGCGCTACCCCGGCCGCAACGGCCAGCCGGCCGCGCCGGTGTTCGAGAACATCGACTTCGACATCGGGCAGGGCCAGTTCGTCTGCGTCATCGGCCACTCGGGCTGCGGCAAGACCACCATCCTGAACATCCTGGCCGGCATCGACGAGGCCAGCGCAGGCGTCGTCATCATGGACGGCCGCGAGATCGCCGGCCCGTCGCTGGCGCGCGGCGTGGTGTTCCAGGCGCACGCCCTGCTGCCCTGGCTGAGCGCGTTGCAGAACGTCGAGTTCGGCGTGCGTTCGCGCTGGCCACAGTATTCCCGCGGCCAGGTGCGCGAGCACAGCCTGCGCTACCTGGACATGGTCGGCCTGGCGCGCGCCGCCGACAAGAAGCCCTGCGAGCTGTCGGGCGGCATGAAGCAGCGCGTGGGCATCGCCCGGGCCTTCGCCATCCAGCCGCGCATGCTGCTGCTGGACGAGCCCTTCGGCGCGCTCGACGCGCTGACGCGCGGCACCATCCAGGACGAACTGCGCGCCATCGTGCAGGAAACGCGCCAGACCGTCTTCATGATCACGCACGACGTGGACGAGGCCATCCTGCTGTCGAACCGCATCCTGCTCATGAGCGCGGGCCCCCACGCCCGCATCGCCGAGTCCGTCGACGTGGACCTGCCGCGCGGCCGGACCCGCGCCAGCCTGCACCACGAGCCGCGCTATTACGAAATCCGCAACCATCTCGTCGACTTCCTGGTCGACAAGGCTTCCCACAAGGAGTGA
- the ntrB gene encoding nitrate ABC transporter permease: MQAERPWRATFLSVILFLLFLLLWHVATRPAAGAATVDPAYAALVGNAAASGSQTPFPGPAEVGARLWQHLRDPFYDRGPNDKGIGVQLAYSVARVLTGFLLAALVAIPLGFLIGMSRTVYRAFDPFIQVLKPISPLAWMPLALYTIKDADTSAIFVIFICSLWPMLVNTAFGVGNVRQDWLNVARTLEVPRLRTALQVILPAAAPTIMTGMRISVGIAWLVIVAAEMLIGGTGIGYFVWNEWNNLSIANIICAILFIGLIGMLLDTLLARAARLVSYRE, translated from the coding sequence ATGCAGGCCGAGCGACCCTGGCGGGCGACCTTCCTGTCCGTCATCCTGTTTCTGCTGTTCCTGCTGCTGTGGCATGTCGCCACCCGCCCCGCCGCCGGCGCGGCGACGGTCGATCCTGCCTATGCGGCGCTGGTCGGCAACGCCGCCGCCAGCGGCTCGCAGACGCCCTTCCCCGGCCCGGCCGAGGTCGGCGCCCGGCTCTGGCAGCACCTGCGCGATCCGTTCTATGACCGCGGCCCGAACGACAAGGGCATCGGCGTGCAGCTGGCGTATTCGGTGGCGCGGGTGCTGACCGGCTTCCTGCTGGCGGCGCTGGTGGCGATCCCGCTGGGATTCCTGATCGGCATGTCCAGGACCGTCTACCGCGCCTTCGACCCGTTCATCCAGGTGCTCAAGCCGATCTCGCCGCTGGCCTGGATGCCGCTGGCGCTCTACACCATCAAGGACGCCGATACCTCCGCCATCTTCGTGATCTTCATCTGCTCGCTCTGGCCGATGCTGGTGAACACGGCTTTCGGCGTGGGCAACGTGCGGCAGGACTGGCTGAACGTGGCGCGCACGCTGGAAGTGCCGCGGCTACGCACCGCCCTGCAGGTCATCCTGCCGGCGGCCGCGCCCACCATCATGACCGGCATGCGCATCTCGGTCGGCATCGCCTGGCTGGTGATCGTGGCGGCCGAAATGCTGATCGGCGGCACCGGCATCGGCTACTTCGTGTGGAACGAATGGAACAACCTGTCCATCGCCAACATCATCTGCGCCATCCTGTTCATCGGGCTGATCGGCATGCTGCTGGACACCCTGCTGGCGCGCGCCGCGCGCCTGGTCAGCTACCGGGAGTGA
- a CDS encoding CmpA/NrtA family ABC transporter substrate-binding protein, with the protein MSLFSNPFDPGSRLACACGRHASQAEHARAEHAAADGALDRAVEGAVMRALFPQDALRRRFLRAVGGSTALAAVSALFPLAAAKEAFAQSGGPLEKRKLKVGFIPITCATPIIMAHPMGFYGKQGLDVEVVKTAGWALIRDKAMSGEYDAAHMLSPMPLAITLGVGASRAVPWTMPAVENINGQAITLSMKHKDRRDPKDWKGFKFAVPFDYSMHNYLLRYYLAEHGLDPDTDVQIRAVPPPEMVANLRADNIDGFLAPDPVNQRAVYDGVGFIHTLSKAIWDGHPCCAFSASREFVTTQPNTYQALLKAIIEATAYARNPAHRKEIATAIAAPNYLNQPVTVVEQVLTGTYADGLGKVLTDPDRIDFDPMPWGSFAVWILTQMKRWGQVKGDVDYQKVASEVFLATDAVRLMREAGLTPPAEAAKTFSIMGKPFDPAEPEAYLAGFKIRRT; encoded by the coding sequence ATGTCCCTGTTCAGCAATCCGTTCGATCCCGGCAGCCGCCTGGCCTGCGCCTGCGGCCGCCATGCATCCCAGGCCGAACACGCGCGCGCCGAGCACGCGGCGGCGGACGGCGCGCTCGACCGCGCCGTGGAGGGCGCCGTCATGCGCGCCTTGTTCCCGCAGGACGCGCTGCGCCGCCGCTTCCTGCGCGCGGTGGGCGGCAGCACCGCGCTGGCCGCGGTCTCGGCCCTGTTCCCGCTGGCCGCCGCCAAGGAGGCCTTCGCCCAATCAGGCGGCCCGCTGGAGAAGCGCAAGCTGAAGGTCGGCTTCATTCCCATCACCTGCGCCACGCCCATCATCATGGCGCACCCCATGGGGTTCTACGGCAAGCAGGGGCTGGACGTGGAAGTGGTCAAGACCGCCGGCTGGGCGCTGATCCGCGACAAGGCCATGTCCGGCGAATACGACGCCGCCCACATGCTGTCGCCGATGCCGCTGGCCATCACGCTGGGCGTGGGCGCCAGCCGCGCGGTGCCGTGGACCATGCCGGCGGTGGAGAACATCAACGGCCAGGCCATCACCCTGTCGATGAAGCACAAGGACCGGCGCGATCCAAAGGACTGGAAGGGCTTCAAGTTCGCCGTGCCATTCGACTACTCCATGCACAACTACCTGTTGCGCTATTACCTGGCCGAACATGGCCTGGATCCGGATACCGACGTGCAGATCCGCGCCGTGCCGCCGCCGGAAATGGTGGCCAACCTGCGCGCGGACAATATCGACGGCTTCCTGGCGCCGGACCCGGTCAACCAGCGCGCGGTGTACGACGGCGTGGGCTTCATCCATACCCTGTCCAAGGCGATCTGGGACGGCCATCCGTGCTGCGCGTTCTCCGCCAGCCGCGAGTTCGTGACCACTCAGCCCAACACCTACCAGGCGCTGCTCAAGGCCATCATCGAGGCCACCGCCTACGCCCGCAACCCCGCCCATCGCAAGGAGATCGCCACCGCCATCGCCGCGCCCAACTATCTGAACCAGCCGGTCACCGTGGTCGAGCAGGTGCTGACCGGCACCTACGCCGACGGCCTGGGCAAGGTGCTGACCGATCCGGACCGCATCGACTTCGATCCGATGCCCTGGGGCTCGTTCGCGGTGTGGATCCTGACGCAGATGAAGCGCTGGGGCCAGGTCAAGGGCGACGTGGACTACCAGAAGGTCGCCAGCGAGGTCTTCCTGGCCACCGACGCGGTGCGCCTGATGCGCGAGGCCGGCCTGACCCCGCCCGCCGAGGCCGCCAAGACCTTCAGCATCATGGGCAAGCCTTTCGATCCCGCCGAACCCGAGGCCTACCTGGCCGGCTTCAAGATCCGGAGGACCTGA
- a CDS encoding response regulator transcription factor produces the protein MPLNLLIVDDHLIIRRGLARILQEDPRVGLVGEAADAPAALRALRQERYDAMVLDVALGERDGLDVLKTVRADHPALGVVMLSVYPESQFAVRALRAGAHAYLNKGCDPDELLAALVNAAAGRMYVTPAVAELLAHTVRQDSTRPPHELLSNREFQVLQLLVAGKSVSAIGEQLALSVNTISTYRARIFEKLAVRTLVELVEYARAHQLGAR, from the coding sequence ATGCCCCTGAACCTGCTGATCGTCGACGACCACCTGATCATCCGCCGCGGCCTGGCCCGCATCCTGCAGGAAGACCCGCGCGTCGGCCTGGTGGGCGAGGCCGCCGACGCCCCCGCCGCCCTGCGCGCGCTGCGCCAGGAACGCTACGACGCCATGGTGCTGGACGTGGCGCTGGGCGAACGCGACGGCCTGGACGTACTCAAGACGGTGCGCGCCGACCATCCCGCGCTGGGCGTGGTGATGCTGTCGGTCTATCCGGAATCCCAGTTCGCGGTGCGGGCGTTGCGCGCCGGCGCCCATGCCTACCTGAACAAGGGCTGCGACCCGGACGAACTGCTGGCGGCACTGGTCAATGCGGCCGCTGGCCGGATGTACGTCACGCCGGCCGTGGCCGAGCTGCTGGCGCACACCGTGCGCCAGGACAGCACGCGGCCGCCGCACGAGCTGCTGTCCAACCGCGAATTCCAGGTGCTGCAGCTGCTGGTGGCCGGCAAATCGGTGTCGGCCATCGGCGAACAGCTGGCGCTGTCGGTGAACACCATTTCCACGTACCGCGCCCGCATCTTCGAAAAGCTGGCCGTGCGCACGCTGGTCGAGCTGGTGGAATACGCCCGCGCGCACCAGCTGGGTGCGCGCTGA
- a CDS encoding PAS domain-containing sensor histidine kinase: MFADLKHLSHHAAWRRQLEMLLESAGEGIYGIDLRGRCIFINGAGAAMLGYTPDEVVGRNMHYLIHHSHADRSLLPVHDCRIFKAFRDGRGERVDDEVLWRRDGSCFDAQYASYPIRNDQEVVGAVVTFSDITARKRIERELQGTRTELEARVQARTAELSAAHESLRRLASHLSTLREQERAHIARNIHDDLGASFTALQLDLNWLRRQLAAEPPLQAHLDRMLEVTQTAMDATRRILNDLRPVVLDHLGLWAALETLLQDLQARSGLQCRYLCPPDTECRRLAPAAEIAVYRIVQELLTNVQRHARARSVSVSAVWGEHGLLLAVEDDGVGMQLPETRQTFGILGMRERARAIGGDLELDSAPGAGMRARLRLTPQTA; the protein is encoded by the coding sequence ATGTTCGCGGATCTGAAACACCTGTCGCACCACGCGGCCTGGCGCCGCCAGCTGGAAATGCTGCTGGAATCGGCCGGCGAAGGCATCTACGGCATCGACCTGCGGGGCCGCTGCATCTTCATCAACGGCGCCGGCGCGGCAATGCTGGGCTACACCCCGGACGAGGTGGTGGGCCGCAACATGCACTACCTGATCCACCATTCGCACGCCGACCGCAGCCTGTTGCCGGTGCATGACTGCCGCATCTTCAAGGCCTTTCGCGACGGCCGCGGCGAACGGGTCGACGACGAGGTGCTGTGGCGGCGCGACGGCTCCTGCTTCGACGCCCAGTACGCCTCGTATCCGATCCGCAACGACCAGGAGGTGGTGGGCGCGGTCGTGACGTTTTCGGACATTACCGCGCGCAAGCGCATCGAGCGCGAATTGCAGGGTACTCGGACCGAACTGGAAGCGCGGGTGCAGGCGCGCACGGCCGAACTGAGCGCCGCCCATGAATCGCTGCGGCGGCTGGCCTCGCACCTGAGCACGCTGCGCGAGCAAGAGCGCGCCCACATCGCCCGCAACATCCACGACGACCTGGGCGCCTCGTTCACCGCGCTGCAATTGGACCTGAACTGGCTGCGCCGACAACTGGCGGCCGAACCGCCCCTGCAGGCCCACCTGGACCGCATGCTGGAGGTGACGCAGACGGCCATGGACGCCACCCGCCGCATCCTCAACGACCTGCGGCCGGTGGTGCTGGACCACCTGGGGCTGTGGGCGGCGCTGGAAACCCTGCTGCAGGACCTGCAGGCGCGCAGCGGACTGCAATGCCGCTATCTGTGCCCGCCCGACACGGAATGCCGCCGCCTGGCGCCCGCTGCCGAGATCGCCGTCTACCGCATCGTGCAGGAACTGCTGACCAACGTGCAGCGCCACGCGCGGGCGCGCAGCGTCAGCGTCAGCGCGGTCTGGGGCGAACACGGCCTGCTGCTGGCGGTGGAGGACGACGGCGTGGGCATGCAGTTGCCCGAAACGCGGCAGACCTTCGGCATCCTGGGCATGCGCGAGCGCGCCCGGGCCATCGGCGGCGACCTGGAATTGGACAGCGCCCCCGGCGCCGGCATGCGCGCCCGCCTGCGCCTGACCCCGCAAACGGCCTGA
- a CDS encoding ABC transporter ATP-binding protein — translation MQPVISVQGLSKRYASGFQALKSVDLEIQRGEIFALLGPNGAGKTTLISIICGIVNPTEGRVLADGHDILTDFRAARTAIGLVPQEISTDAFESVWNTVTFSRGLFGKPANPEYIEKVLRDLSLWDKKDSRIMALSGGMKRRVMIAKALSHEPKILFLDEPTAGVDVELRRGMWEMVRRLRENGVTIILTTHYIEEAQEMADRVGVIRKGEIILVEEKDALMAKLGKRRLTLTLKAALPGIPTALEPFHLALSADGRQLVYTYDNQGGGEISGLLRRLTELDIEFTDLNSSESSLEEIFVSLVHGQS, via the coding sequence GTGCAGCCGGTCATATCAGTTCAGGGCCTATCCAAGCGATACGCCTCGGGATTCCAGGCGCTGAAAAGCGTCGACCTGGAAATCCAACGCGGCGAGATCTTCGCCTTGCTCGGCCCCAACGGGGCCGGCAAGACCACGCTCATCAGCATCATCTGTGGCATCGTCAACCCGACCGAAGGCCGGGTGCTGGCCGACGGCCACGACATCCTCACCGATTTCCGCGCCGCGCGCACCGCCATCGGCCTGGTGCCGCAGGAAATCTCCACCGACGCCTTCGAAAGCGTGTGGAACACGGTGACCTTCAGCCGCGGCCTGTTCGGCAAGCCGGCCAACCCCGAATACATCGAGAAGGTGCTGCGCGACCTGTCGCTGTGGGACAAGAAGGACAGCCGCATCATGGCCCTGTCCGGCGGCATGAAGCGGCGCGTGATGATCGCCAAGGCGCTGTCGCACGAACCCAAGATCCTGTTCCTGGACGAACCCACCGCCGGCGTCGACGTCGAGCTGCGGCGCGGCATGTGGGAGATGGTGCGGCGCCTGCGCGAGAACGGCGTCACCATCATCCTCACCACCCACTACATCGAGGAAGCCCAGGAAATGGCCGACCGCGTCGGCGTGATCCGCAAGGGCGAGATCATCCTGGTCGAGGAAAAGGACGCGCTCATGGCCAAGCTGGGCAAGCGTCGCCTGACGCTGACGCTGAAGGCGGCGCTGCCGGGCATCCCGACCGCGCTGGAACCGTTCCACCTGGCACTGTCGGCCGACGGCCGCCAGCTGGTCTACACCTACGACAACCAGGGCGGCGGCGAGATCTCCGGCCTGCTGCGCCGCCTGACCGAACTGGACATCGAATTCACCGACCTCAATTCCTCGGAAAGCTCGCTCGAGGAAATCTTCGTCAGCCTGGTGCACGGACAATCATGA
- a CDS encoding ABC transporter permease has product MNFYAIRAIYRFEMARAWRTLMQSVLSPVISTSLYFVVFGSAIGSHMVQIDGVSYGAFIVPGLIMLSLLTQSVANASFGIYMPRFSGTIYEIHSAPISYLEIVAGYVGAAASKSIILGLIMLATARLFVPFEIAHPFAMLGFLLLTAVTFSLFGFIIGVWADGFEKLQIIPLMIITPLTFLGGTFYSIKMLPPFWQAVTLFNPVVYLVSGFRWAFYGVADVNVGISAAMTLVFLAVCLVVVRWIFKTGYRLKT; this is encoded by the coding sequence ATGAATTTCTACGCAATCCGCGCCATCTACCGCTTCGAAATGGCCCGCGCCTGGCGCACGCTGATGCAGAGCGTGCTGTCGCCGGTGATTTCCACCTCGCTGTACTTCGTGGTGTTCGGTTCGGCCATCGGTTCGCACATGGTGCAGATCGACGGCGTCAGCTACGGCGCCTTCATCGTGCCGGGCCTGATCATGCTGTCGCTCCTGACCCAGAGCGTGGCCAACGCCTCGTTCGGCATCTACATGCCGCGCTTCTCGGGCACCATCTACGAGATCCACTCGGCGCCCATTTCGTACCTGGAGATCGTCGCCGGCTACGTCGGGGCGGCGGCCAGCAAGTCGATCATCCTGGGGCTGATCATGCTGGCCACGGCGCGCCTGTTCGTGCCGTTCGAGATCGCGCATCCGTTCGCGATGCTGGGCTTCCTGCTGCTCACGGCCGTCACCTTCAGCCTGTTCGGCTTCATCATCGGCGTCTGGGCCGACGGCTTCGAGAAGCTGCAGATCATCCCGCTGATGATCATCACGCCGCTGACCTTCCTGGGCGGCACCTTCTACTCCATCAAGATGCTGCCGCCGTTCTGGCAGGCCGTGACGCTGTTCAATCCGGTGGTGTACCTGGTCAGCGGCTTTCGCTGGGCGTTCTATGGCGTGGCCGACGTCAACGTCGGCATCAGCGCCGCCATGACGCTGGTGTTCCTGGCGGTCTGCCTGGTGGTGGTGCGCTGGATCTTCAAGACCGGCTATCGCCTGAAGACCTGA
- a CDS encoding glutathione S-transferase family protein translates to MTPDLTLYDLAGADPTLRFSPHCWKTHMALAHKGLSANTVPWRFTDKEAIEFSGQKLVPVLVHGDHVISDSWQIACYLEDTFPERPSLFGGDTGRALSLFANSWADTTLVPTLARLLLPEIHALIDAKDKDYFRHTREKRFGPLEDLPAVQEEQLAALRASLLPLRQMLARQPYLAGQQPAYADYAVFGFFMWARCTSALELLAADDPVAGWRERLLDAHGGLARQAPLAAA, encoded by the coding sequence TTGACCCCCGATCTCACCCTGTACGACCTGGCCGGCGCCGACCCGACGCTGCGCTTCAGCCCCCATTGCTGGAAAACGCACATGGCGCTGGCCCACAAGGGGCTGTCCGCCAACACCGTGCCGTGGCGCTTCACCGACAAGGAAGCGATCGAATTCTCGGGCCAGAAGCTGGTGCCGGTGCTGGTGCACGGCGACCACGTGATCAGCGACTCCTGGCAGATCGCCTGCTATCTGGAAGACACTTTCCCCGAACGCCCGTCCCTGTTCGGCGGCGACACCGGCCGCGCGCTGAGCCTGTTCGCCAACAGCTGGGCCGACACCACGCTGGTGCCGACGCTGGCGCGCCTGCTGCTGCCGGAAATCCACGCGCTGATCGACGCCAAGGACAAGGACTACTTCCGCCACACCCGCGAAAAGCGCTTCGGCCCGCTCGAAGACCTGCCCGCCGTGCAGGAGGAACAGTTGGCGGCCCTGCGCGCCTCGCTGCTGCCGCTGCGCCAGATGCTGGCGCGGCAGCCATACCTGGCCGGCCAGCAGCCGGCCTACGCGGATTACGCGGTGTTCGGTTTCTTCATGTGGGCGCGCTGCACCAGCGCGCTGGAACTGCTGGCGGCCGACGATCCCGTGGCCGGCTGGCGCGAGCGCCTGCTGGACGCCCATGGCGGGCTGGCGCGCCAGGCGCCTCTGGCGGCGGCGTAA